In Plasmodium vinckei vinckei genome assembly, chromosome: PVVCY_13, a single genomic region encodes these proteins:
- a CDS encoding leucine carboxyl methyltransferase, putative, producing MDCTESSNKNVQGTTYEASSSKLSAIELGYYDDPYMQYFVKRMERRSPLINRGYYSRVAGVRKYIDLFVKSIGNDEIVQVVNIGAGLDPMFFWIYEHYKNVKYYELDFYEVLNKKTKIINNVELLKKCLISKDKGVQNEKDLINCENYKMVSFDLNNPSSMETKLTNSGFDVSLPTIFLSECVFIYLEVESSDNLIKTLSGLMKNIACVIVYEQFNPNTAFGTIMINYFNQRGITLKSIHKYNSLELQIERYKNLGWSNVYINDMNEIYDYHISFEEKKKIEKIEMFDEFEEWRLFQNHYFILVAFNCHKNIYSNKLKAFLENKKAKGG from the exons ATGGATTGTACAGAATCAtccaataaaaatgttcaaGGAACAACATACGAAGCATCTAGTAGTAAACT ATCTGCGATCGAATTGGGATATTATGATGACCCATATATGCAATATTTTGTTAAGAGGATGGAGAGGAGAAGCCCTCTAATAAATAGAG gTTACTATTCTCGTGTTGCCGGGGTACGGAAATACATCGATCTGTTTGTTAAATCAATAGGGAAT GATGAAATAGTTCAGGTAGTAAATATAGGGGCTGGATTGGATCCAATGTTTTTTTGGATATAT gaacattataaaaatgttaaataCTACGAACTAGACTTTTATGAGGtgctaaataaaaaaacaaaaataataaataatgttgaattattaaaaaaatgtttaataaGTAAAGACAAGGGTgtacaaaatgaaaaggatCTTATAAATtgtgaaaattataaaatggtttcttttgatttaaataatccAAGTTCGATGGaaacaaaattaacaaatagTGGTTTTGATGTTTCACTACcaactatatttttatctgaatgtgtttttatttatttagaaGTTGAAAGCAGcgataatttaattaaaaccTTAAGTGGCCTTATGAAAAACATCGCATGTGTAATTGTATACGAACAA tttaaCCCCAATACCGCATTTGGGACAATAATGATAAACTACTTTAATCAGAGAGGAATAACTTTAAAAAGTATACACAAATACAACAGTTTAGAATTACAAATtgaaagatataaaaatttaggATGGTCCaatgtgtatataaatgatatgaacgaaatatatgattatcATATAAGCTtcgaagaaaaaaaaaaaatagaaaaaatcgAAATGTTTGATGAGTTTGAGGAATGGAGATTATTCCAAAATCATTATTTCATACTGGTTGCTTTTAATTgccataaaaatatatattctaataaattaaaggcgtttttggaaaataaaaaagcaaaAGGAGGATAA